CAGCGCCTCCCAGCGCCGGCATCTGAACCGGATTTCCCTCATGATCGTCGGATCCTCGGTTGGGAGTGAGAAATTCGACTTTGAAATTGTCTCGCGAGGTGAATTGAGTGGAGACCCGCCCGTCAGTTTGACTCGGGATCTCCCGAAACGTCGGATCGACCTTCCTCAACACTTCCAAAATGGGTGGCAGTGAGTCGCCAACCGCGACCGAGATTTCGTGAAATTGCGCAAAGTCGACGTCGCCGGTCTGCATGGCTACGGCATCTAAGCGCCGTCCAAGGATGGCGGAGTAGCATTGGTAGGCGACGGTACCAATGAGCACTCCTCTCAGCTGGAAGAACCCGGCCTTCGCCAGTGCCTCGACTACTTGTCCCGTCATGAGCGGCGGCCGAGGCAAGTAAGCCTCCCGCGTCAGCGTCGACACGAGGCGGCGACGGCCTTTGATATTTGCCTTCAAATCCTTGAAGGTTTCGACTCGCTTGGTGATTTCCAGATCATCCTGTGGGCCAACATAACGGCGATTCTGCCCGCCGCCGCCCGGCTTAGGCGCATCGAAATACCAGTACTTCTTCCCCTTCACTGCGACGGACACGAACCTCCCATCGGAGGAAAATTCGGACGTAAAGCTTTCGTCTAAACTGCGCTGGACGAGTTCGGAGTACAGGGTCTGGTAAGCGATATCGAGGCTGTCGTTCCGGGCCATGACATCCTCCGTTATACTATATTCGCAGGAATAATATAACTCCGAAGGCCAAAAAGTTCCAGATGGTTATACTAAATTCGCATAAATGATATAAACAACTGTTTTTTCAATTAATTACCTCATATTTCCACGCAGTTCCGGAGGTCATTTGGGCGGCTACCGCGGACTGACTGACAATCGCTCCGCCGATAAAATGTCGTCCTCACAGCCGCCCTATCCAGCGGCACGCCAACATCGATGTTCGGGCCGGCACCGGCACGACCATGACCGACTCAAGGCCAAAAACGTGGCGGACGGCACGCCGCCTCAACTGCGCGACGAGTGTCGCAAAGCTGTCGAAGCAATCATGTTATTCTGGACCGCCGCAAGCCCAAGACACGCGAAGCCAACGCTCCAGGAAATCCGTTGCCGTCTTTTGAGTCCCGCAGGATGCCTGCGCCGCTATTTCGCGAGAAACTCTTCACTCGCCGCAATCTGGTCCCGCTGGCGGTTATCCCGCACCTGCTCACAAGGCTTTTACCCGCCGGGGGCGGATGCTATAGGGCGCGCGCCGAACTCCCGTCAGTCGAATTCCCGGTTGGCGGTCTCCGCGCCGAGAACAATTCATTTGGGGATCCGAGGGAGAAGCCATTTCTCCGCGCCCATCAATGCTCAGTTTCCGGTCGGCCCAAACAAGCCCGGCGACCTAAAGGTGCAAGCATGCCAAATCTCGAAATTATGTGGACAAAGGTCGATGAAGCCCCGGCGCTGGCGACCTATTCCCTGCTGCCGATCGTCGAAGCCTTCGTGGGCGCGGCGGGCGTGTCCGTGAAGCAAAAGGACATCTCGCTGGCCGGCCGCATCATCGCCAATTTCCCCGAGAAGCTCACCCCGGCGCAACGGATCAACGACGAGCTCACCGAACTCGGCGAGCTCACGTTGAAGCCCGAAGCCAACATCATGAAGTTGCCCAACATCTCCGCCTCGATCCCGCAGCTCAAGGCCGCGATCAAGGAACTGCAGGGCAAGGGCTACGACGTTCCAGACTATCCGGACAATCCGACGACGGACGCCGAGAAGGAGATCAAAACCCGCTACGGCAAGGTGTTCGGCAGCGTCGTCAACCCGATCCTTCGCGAAGGCAATTCCGACCGCCGTGCGGCCGCCGCGGTCAAGAATTACGCCCGCAAGAACCCGCACAAAATGGGCGCCTGGAGCAAAGATTCCAAATCGCACGTGGCCCACATGTCGAGCGGCGACTATTTCGGCTCGGAAATCGCGACCACGGTCGACAAAGCGACCAACGTTCGCATCGAATTGACCGGCGCCGACGGCGTCGTCACAGTGTTGAAGGCCAAGACGGCGCTTGATGACGGCGAGATCATCGACGCCGCAGTCATGAGCGCCAAGGCGTTGCGTAAATTCTTCGCCGAGCAGATCGAAGTTGCCAAGAAGGAAGGCGTACTGTTCTCGCTGCACGTCAAGGCAACGATGATGAAGATCGCCGATCCGATCATTTTCGGCCACGCCGTTTCCGTCTTCTTCGCCGACGTGATCGAGAAGCACGCAGCCACGCTGAAGAAGCTCGGCGTCAATCTCAACAACGGCTTCGGCGATCTGTTGTCGAAGATCGAGACGCTGCCGGAGCCTGAAAAAAAGGCGATCAAGGACGATATCGCGGCCGAGTATGCCAAGCGCCCCGCCCTCGCCATGGTGAACTCCGACAAGGGGATCACCGGCCTGCATGTCCCCTCAGACTTCATCATCGACGCAACGATGCCGGCGATGATCCGCGAGTCCGGCCGCATGTGGGGACCCGACGGCAAGCTGCACGACACCATGGCCGTGATCCCGGATCGCTCTTACGCGCGGCTGTACCAGGCGGTCATCGACGACTGCAAAGCCAACGGCGCGTTCGACCCCAAGACCATGGGCTCGGTCCCGAACGTCGGCCTGATGGCGCAGAAGGCCGAGGAATACGGCTCGCACGACAAGACGTTCGAAATTCCCGTGAACGGAACGGTTCGCGTCGTCACGGACGACGGCAAGGTGCTGCTGGAGCGGCCCGTCGAGGCCGGTGACATCTTCCGCATGTGCGAGCTCAAGGACGCAGCCGTGCGGGATTGGGTGAAGCTCGGTGTGCGCCGCGCCCGCCTCACCAACACGCCCGCGGTGTTCTGGCTCGACAAGAACCGCGCGCACGACGCCCAGCTCATCGCAAAGGTCGAGACGTACTTGAAGGATCAAGACACCGCGGGGCTCGACATCCGCATTTTGGCCCCGGTCGACGCGATGAAATTTTCACTCGAGCGGATTCGCAAGGGCCAGGACACAATCTCCGTCACCGGCAACATTCTGCGCGATTATCTGACGGATCTTTTCCCGATCATGGAGCTCGGCACCTCGGCCAAGATGCTCTCGGTCGTCCCGTTGCTGGCGGGCGGCGGCATGTTCGAGACCGGCGCCGGCGGCTCGGCGCCGAAACACGTCGAGCAGTTCCAGCAGGAGGGTTATCTGCGCTGGGATTCGCTCGGTGAGTTCCTCGCGCTCGGCGCATCGCTCGAGCATCTGGGTCAGACCTACAAGAACGCCAAGGCTCTGGTTCTCGCCGAAGCGCTCGACAAGGCTATCGGCCAGTTCCTCGAGAACAACAAAAATCCGGCACGCAAGGTCGGCGAGATCGATAATCGCGGCAGCCATTTCTACCTCGCCCTCTACTGGGCCCAGGCGCTGGCCGCGCAGACCAAGGATCTCGAACTCCAAGCCCGCTTCAAGCCGCTGGCCGAGACGCTCGAGAAGAACGAAGCCAAGATCAATGCCGAACTGATCGCCGCGCAAGGCAAACCGGTCGATACGGGCGGTTACTATCTGACTGATTTTGCCAAGACATCGGCCGCGATGCGGCCGAGCGCTACGCTGAACGCGGCGATCGCCGCGCTCTGAGGTGGATAAAACCAATAGCCGCCGCCGGCCGATATCGATTTAGCCAATCTCGGCGAAACGAAAGAGCCTGGCGGCGGCCGGCGCGAGCAGCTGCGAAAACGGCGGCGTTCCTGACGCCGCCGTCGCGGCCAACGCCCCGTAATCTCGGCCGGCTTCGAATTGGGTCCACGGCCAATCGCTGCCCCAAAGAAGGCGGTTCGGGCCAAGCCGCTGCATGAGAGCATCGGCGTAGCGCTGAACGTCGGCGCCACCGCAGCGATAGGGCGCAGACAGTTTGACATAGAGACGCCCGTCGCTGCCCTCGCTCAGAATGGCCTGAAAGCCCGCGCAGGCCGTGCCTTTCTCCGGGTCCGGCCGCCCGAAATGATCCGCCACGATCGGTCCGTCATAGTCTTCCAGCGCGCGCAGGGCGCACGGCCAATCGGCACCCTCCGCCTGCACCTCCACATGCCAGCCGAGCGCCTGGACGCGGCGCAGCAATTGCCGTTGCGCGGCGTCCTTCAATAATGCCGGCCCCGTGCCGATCAAATTGAACCGCACGCCGACCACGCCGGCGCGGTCG
The genomic region above belongs to Pseudorhodoplanes sinuspersici and contains:
- a CDS encoding nucleotidyltransferase family protein encodes the protein MARNDSLDIAYQTLYSELVQRSLDESFTSEFSSDGRFVSVAVKGKKYWYFDAPKPGGGGQNRRYVGPQDDLEITKRVETFKDLKANIKGRRRLVSTLTREAYLPRPPLMTGQVVEALAKAGFFQLRGVLIGTVAYQCYSAILGRRLDAVAMQTGDVDFAQFHEISVAVGDSLPPILEVLRKVDPTFREIPSQTDGRVSTQFTSRDNFKVEFLTPNRGSDDHEGNPVQMPALGGAAAVPLRFLDYLIYQPTRAVLLHGAGVPVLVPTPERYAVHKLIVGSRRREDRDATSKSVKDRLQARSIFEAMVKNRQHADIASAFTEAWDRGEHWKDAIRKSLMSYDEKVQAWLRRELAKGVTELGMDPANYELEGKPEPDQ
- a CDS encoding NADP-dependent isocitrate dehydrogenase yields the protein MPNLEIMWTKVDEAPALATYSLLPIVEAFVGAAGVSVKQKDISLAGRIIANFPEKLTPAQRINDELTELGELTLKPEANIMKLPNISASIPQLKAAIKELQGKGYDVPDYPDNPTTDAEKEIKTRYGKVFGSVVNPILREGNSDRRAAAAVKNYARKNPHKMGAWSKDSKSHVAHMSSGDYFGSEIATTVDKATNVRIELTGADGVVTVLKAKTALDDGEIIDAAVMSAKALRKFFAEQIEVAKKEGVLFSLHVKATMMKIADPIIFGHAVSVFFADVIEKHAATLKKLGVNLNNGFGDLLSKIETLPEPEKKAIKDDIAAEYAKRPALAMVNSDKGITGLHVPSDFIIDATMPAMIRESGRMWGPDGKLHDTMAVIPDRSYARLYQAVIDDCKANGAFDPKTMGSVPNVGLMAQKAEEYGSHDKTFEIPVNGTVRVVTDDGKVLLERPVEAGDIFRMCELKDAAVRDWVKLGVRRARLTNTPAVFWLDKNRAHDAQLIAKVETYLKDQDTAGLDIRILAPVDAMKFSLERIRKGQDTISVTGNILRDYLTDLFPIMELGTSAKMLSVVPLLAGGGMFETGAGGSAPKHVEQFQQEGYLRWDSLGEFLALGASLEHLGQTYKNAKALVLAEALDKAIGQFLENNKNPARKVGEIDNRGSHFYLALYWAQALAAQTKDLELQARFKPLAETLEKNEAKINAELIAAQGKPVDTGGYYLTDFAKTSAAMRPSATLNAAIAAL
- a CDS encoding amidohydrolase family protein gives rise to the protein MSTCAIDTHAHVFSAGRPMAAGRRYSPDYDAPLSAFLDVLDRHGIARGVLVQPSFYGTDNSYMLECLAAEPVRLRGVAVLAPETTDKDLEALDRAGVVGVRFNLIGTGPALLKDAAQRQLLRRVQALGWHVEVQAEGADWPCALRALEDYDGPIVADHFGRPDPEKGTACAGFQAILSEGSDGRLYVKLSAPYRCGGADVQRYADALMQRLGPNRLLWGSDWPWTQFEAGRDYGALAATAASGTPPFSQLLAPAAARLFRFAEIG